The Stenotrophomonas maltophilia sequence CAACCTTCTCGCCAGCCTTCTGCACGTCCTTGCCGGCACCGGCAACGGTGTTGCAACCGGCCAGCAGGGCCACCGAGAACATCGACAACAGCATCAGGGCAACAACGCGCTTCATGGGCTTCTCCTTGGGTTCGCCGCTATACCGCTTCATTCGCGGATGGGGTTCGGTCGCTCGGCGGAAGAAGCCAATGCCACTGCCGCCGCGTGAAGTGCAATCTGGCGGCAGGGGCGTGGAGCGGGCGTGAACGGATCACAGATCCGTTCAGGCGGAGCCGTCAATCGCGCATCAGGGTGGACTTGCCGAACAGGCTTTCGACCAGGTCCACGGCCAGTTCGGCGGTGGCATTCTGCTTGTCCAGCAAGGGGTTGAGTTCAACGATGTCCAGCGAGCCCATGCGCCCGGTGTCGGCGATCATCTCCATCACCAGCTGCGCCTCGCGGTAGTTCACCCCGCCCGGCACCGTGGTGCCGACGCCCGGCGCGATGCTCGGGTCGAGGAAGTCCACATCGAAGCTGACATGCAGGTGGGTGTTCTCGTCGATGCCGGCCAGCGCCGCCTCCACGGTGCGCTTCATGCCGTTCTCGTCGATGTAGCGCATGTCATAGACATCCACCTTGTGGGTCTTGATCAGGCGCTTCTCGTCCGGGTCCACCGAGCGGATGCCGATCTGGTGCATCTGCGCCGGGGTGATCGCAGGCACGGTGCCACCGAGGCGGGTCAACGCATCGGGGCCAAGGCCGCAAAGGCAAGCCACCGGCATGCCGTGGATGTTGCCCGACGGGGTCACGTCGCTGGTGTTGAAGTCCGAATGCGCATCCAGCCACAGCACGCGCAGGGTCTTGCCCTGCTCGCGGCACCAGCGTGCCACGGCAGTGATCGAACCGATGCCCAGGCAGTGGTCGCCACCGAGCATGATCGGCATGCGGCCGGCCTGCAGTTCGGCGTAGCTGGCTTCCATCAGCGCGTGGTTCCACGCCACCACTTCATCCAGGTGGCGGTAGCCTTCCACCGGCGCGGTCCACGGGTTACGCGGACCATCCAGGTTGCCCAGGTCGCGTACGTCCACCCCGCGCGCCTCCAGCGCCTCCGGCAGGCCGGCCACGCGCAGCGCTTCCGGCCCCAGCCGTGCACCGCGATGGCCCGCACCTACATCGGTGGGAACGCCAATCAGGGATACGGAGATGGGATGGGCCATGGGTGCCTCCTGCGGGGGAAAAAGAAGCACAGTCTAGCCAGAGCTGTGTGACACCACTCGCGGCGGTGCAGCAGGGCGTTGGCGTGGCATGATGCCGCGCGGACCCGACCGCCGTTCATGGAAGATTGCGATGTCGCCCTTCATCAACACTGCCTGGCCGCGCTTTTTCATCGGGGCACTGCCCATCGCCCTGCTTGCGGTTTTTCTGAGCAGCTCAATCGATGCGTCGCCAAACGGCTGGCTGATGCAGGCGACGCTGCTGCTGGTGCCGTTCTCGACCCTGGTATTCCTCGGGTTGGGGTGGCAGCGTCTGCGCAAGGCACACGCCGAGTATCCGATCCTTAAAAGCGAGCCGCAGCGGATGCTGACGGCGTTGATCGGCAACGTGAAGGTGGCCGCGCTGTGGTTCGGCCTGACCTTCGTCGGCATGTTCGCCCTGATGCTGGCGTGGGTGCTGCTGAACAGGTCCTGCGGCTGAAGCCGGCCCCAGCCCGCTGCTCGCTCAGCTTCCGCGGCGGCGAACCGGCGTCACGCTCTGCACCTGGCCGTTGTTGCGCATCATGCACAGGAAGCGGCCATCGGGATAATCGATGATGAGTTCCTGGTAATCGCTGCCCACCGGCATCTGGGTCACCAGCGTGCCTTGCGCCCCCTTGCGCATGTTGCAGGAACCCAGCGCGGTATCGCCCGCCGGCGCGCTGTTGGCCGCCTTGGACACATTGCGGAACACCGCACGGCAGCCACCATTCACCCACACCGAATGCCGCCACAGGCCCCAGTTCTGGCCTTGTTCGCAGCGGGTGTGGCTGAGCTGGCGCACGATTTCCACGTTGCCACGGGTATCCATGTCGCACGACACCTGCTGCTGGCCGGTGGATTCGCAGGTGACTTCGCGCGGTAGTGCCGTGTCGTTGTCGTCATCGTGGCGACGGTGGTCGCGATGCTCAGACGGTGCGGGCGTTCCGCTGGCACTGACCTGGCAGATGCCATTGGCGCCGCCTCGGCCGGTGTAGCTGATCTGCGGCGTGCCGTCCTCGTTGCTGCTGATCGACAGCGTGATGCCACTGTTGGCATCGCGTGCTTCGAAGTAGCGGTCGTTGAAGCGCTTCAGCGTGGCCTCGCGGCCCTGCACGTAGACCGGCCCGCCATCGTCGGCGTGCACATCGATCCCGCCCGGGCAGCTGGCGTTGAAGAACGGCACGGCGGCCATGGCCGGGGTAACGAAGGCAGTGGACAACAGTGCGACGGTGAGCGACAGGGCATGGCGACGCATGTGCGGATCCCGAAGGGGCCCAGGATGGGCGTGTGGCGGCAGTATGCGGTGGAGCGCTGCGGGCTGTCCGTGAGGAATATCAATTTCCGGGTAGCGCGCGTGGGGATTCATGTCTGGTAGGGTGTTCTGGAAGCCCTGCCGGGGAAGTTAAGCCAGCTTTACTTCCTGGGCCATGAAGGGCCGTGCGACAGCAATGACGCACCAGGATTCATCGTTGGTTGCAGCCCCGCGCGAAATGTCGCTTCTGGCATTGCAATGCTCGAAACGGGCCAAACGCGATAATTCATTTTTCCTTTCAGATCACCCGATGCCATCGAAACAATCGACTGGCAGACGGGGATTTCGCCTGCGCATGATGAATCGCCACCTGCAGAGGTGGCCGGGTCTTCCAAGCCCGTTTGATTGAAGCTGTATACGCTTGCCAGCCGGCGTCGTCCTCCCAGGAGCGGCGCCGGCTGGCAATTCGTTCGCCGGTCTACGGCGGGCGGTGCGTGGGGGCCCTGTGCCCGCCGGCTCATCGATCTCCGGTCTTGGAAGCCACGCATCGCCCGCCACCCTATCGTGGCGGCGCCTCTGTGCCTGACGAGGATGCCCGCATGTCCAAGACGCTCTACCCCTATCTGACCGCCACGCTGGGCGACGCCGCCCTGCATCTGCCGCTCGAACTGGCGCAGCCGTTGGAAGCCGCCTTTGCCGCCGCCAACGATGCGCCCGCGCCGATCAACCTGCCCGTCTGCCTGCGCCGCATCCAGGCCGGAGATGCCGCCGACGGACAGCCGTGGCAGGGGCCATCCAGCACGCCCGGCCACGCCGTGGCCGCCGCACGCAGGGATCGCGCCGCCGTGGGCTTGGTGTCGCTGCTGGAGCTGTACCACGCCAATGAGCGCGTGCGCGTGGATGGGGAAGAGAAGGACGATATCGGCGACGGCGTGCGCGAAGGGCTGATGCTGGCCTGCCGGGGACTGGCGGAGTATGTGGCGTTGCAGGTGCAGGGGGCTCAATAATGCAGAACAGTGGGATTCCCAACGCACAGGTTCAACGCATCGCCACCCCAGCTATCGAATCAGGCGGAACCGCTGCTGGCATGAGCACACCCTATCCAAACCTGAAACCTGTTCTCGTTGAGCTGCGGCTGGACGAAGTGGATTCGCGCGGCGGCGCTGTTGCCGAGATGATCGCCGCCACCGCGCGCCCCATGGCGCTTTCGATAAGCCCTGAACTCATGTGGTATAGCTTCGTGCTGAATGATCGCGCCATCACCCGCATCGCGCCGGGCACGCGGGCACACTGCACGATCTCATTCGTCAACCATGACGGTGCGAAAGAGGTATTCCGCTGTGGCACAGTGGCCGCCTTCGGAGACGGATCGTCGACAAGAGGGTTGATCCGCATCATCCGGTTTGATTGAACCTGGTCGCGCCGGGCTACTTGAGGTGGCAGCGGCTGACGCGCAGTGCAGTGATACGCCCCGTGCAGCGCAAGCTGCCTTGAACTGGAATTGCCAGACGACTCCTCCTTTGCTGCGTCATTGAGTTGACTCACCGGCTTGGGACGAAGAAACCGCCGAAAGGCGGTTTTTTCATGTTGATACCGCCGTCTTTACGGCCGGCACCGTGGCAACACGTCAAGGTCGGCGCATGTACTTATGCTGCGCTGGCGTGCAGGCGCACACCCAGCGCGCGGGTCACCTTCAGGATGGTGGCGAAATCGGGGCTGCGCTCGCCGGACAGGGCGCGATACAGACTTTCCCTCGACAGCCCCGCCGCACGTGCAACCTTGCTCATGCCCTGGGCGCGGGCGATATCGCCCAGCGCCTTGGCGATGAAGGCAGAATCGCCATCGCTTTCCTCAATGCAGGCATCGAGATAGGCGGCCATTTCTTCGGGTGTCCGAAGATATTCGGCCACATCAAATGCTTTGAGTTCGACTTTTTTTTTGGTGGCCATGATGGAACAGCTCCAGTACTTCGGCATTGAGTCGTTTCGACTACAGCCGGTTCGACGCTCACAGGGCACGCGCAATCTCCCTGGCCTTTTCGATATCGCGTTGCTGTGAACCTTTTTCGCCTCCAGCCAGCAGAATCACTTTCAGCCACCCTGTCGGACGTAGCCTACAGGCTACAACTTCGAGCATCCAGTGCAGGAGTATCCCATCGTCAGGAATGCGCACAGGGAACGTCAGGCCCCGCCAATGCCTAGCAGTCTCGGAGAACGCATGCACCTAGGGATTGGCCCTACTGCGGACAATGCAGAATAGGTACCCGATAAAGCGCGCAGGCTTGGCGCGGAGCCGAATTCGAATTCGGACCCTTAGCCGGTATCCTGTAGATCGACCGGGGGGATTCATGACTTCATTGGCCGACGCAATCGCTCGCAGCGTGGCACGACAGCGAGCAGCCGCGCCTAGCGCGATGCCCAGAGAAGAGCTCAAGGAATGTGCGCACCAAGCACGGCGCCTCATCACCTTGGCCCGCAGCGCTTTGGCAAAAGTCACGTTTCATGCGCATGACAGAGGCCGCACTGCCGTTCCACTGCTGCTTGCGGCCATGGATCAGGCGTGGGCCTTCAGCCACCTTCTGGCGACCGAGCCAGAGTTGGGGCAGTTCGGTGCCGTGTCGCTCTACAGATCGCTGACCGAGACACTGTTGCGTGGGGCGTTCTTCGCTAAGCCAGCTACTGATGAAGAGATCCAGTATTTCCGCACAAAAGACCTCATGCCACAGCGGGCGCCGATGCGCGCGAAGTTCGGTTCGAAGAAGACGAAGCTTTCCGCAGGCGAGCTCGCGGAAATCATTGACCATGCGTACGAGTTCGAACCTCGGGGGAGGCTAGTCGAGTCAGTGCAGACCGACTGGAACCAATGGAACGGTATCGTCCATGGTGGAGTGAACGTGGTCGGTATGTACGGTGGCGCTAGGTTTCGAGGCTCCGATGGAATGCATCTACCGCTGGGATGGCACTCTCAGAACGAAGGCATGCAGGAGTTGGTAAGCCATGTCGCCGTTTTCGCATGGCTTGCTCTTCTTGCAGCAACAGAGGTAGCGCACACCCTCCCAGACGAGGCAAGGGATGCAATCAAGTACACAGAGCAACAGTACCAAGGCTTTGCCCTCCGATGGCCACCGCCTCTCGGGTAGCGCTACCGATAGCGAGGACAAGTCATCGGGCAGATGAGTGACTGCGGCCATGCGTCAGTCGCGCAACCATCCACGCCACTAGTCAGCGCAGCCGTGAAAGCAAGAAGGATCCGCCAATTTTCCCGGCAGGTCTCCCGGTAGACGAAAAAGACCGGCGCAGCTCGCTGGCCCTTGCTACTGAAACCCTTATTTTCAGGGCGTTTCGGTGATTCCCGATTGGTGCTGCTTATCCGAATCAAACGGATGACCTACTGCTTACAAGCTAGTTTGCCTGAGCAATGGAAACAGCCAGCAGGCGCTCGTACTGTTGCAAGCGCAAGAGACAACGGCCCAGGAGCCGTTGTACCTCACGTTGCGGCCCTGAGATGTCAGGTTGGTCCGGGGCAGCCATCAGGAATCCGAGCGAAAGTTCTAGAAGCGGCGAGGTAACGATATCGCTTGAACTGAAAAATGTGGGACTGAGCTAAACGCCAAGCTATACCAAACGCTTTCGACCCACTTTGGCCGTTAAAGACAGCGTGATTTGAACGGCAGTTATCCGAGTGGAGCGG is a genomic window containing:
- a CDS encoding entericidin A/B family lipoprotein, whose amino-acid sequence is MKRVVALMLLSMFSVALLAGCNTVAGAGKDVQKAGEKVEDAAKGR
- the rocF gene encoding arginase; the encoded protein is MAHPISVSLIGVPTDVGAGHRGARLGPEALRVAGLPEALEARGVDVRDLGNLDGPRNPWTAPVEGYRHLDEVVAWNHALMEASYAELQAGRMPIMLGGDHCLGIGSITAVARWCREQGKTLRVLWLDAHSDFNTSDVTPSGNIHGMPVACLCGLGPDALTRLGGTVPAITPAQMHQIGIRSVDPDEKRLIKTHKVDVYDMRYIDENGMKRTVEAALAGIDENTHLHVSFDVDFLDPSIAPGVGTTVPGGVNYREAQLVMEMIADTGRMGSLDIVELNPLLDKQNATAELAVDLVESLFGKSTLMRD
- a CDS encoding DUF3011 domain-containing protein, with the protein product MRRHALSLTVALLSTAFVTPAMAAVPFFNASCPGGIDVHADDGGPVYVQGREATLKRFNDRYFEARDANSGITLSISSNEDGTPQISYTGRGGANGICQVSASGTPAPSEHRDHRRHDDDNDTALPREVTCESTGQQQVSCDMDTRGNVEIVRQLSHTRCEQGQNWGLWRHSVWVNGGCRAVFRNVSKAANSAPAGDTALGSCNMRKGAQGTLVTQMPVGSDYQELIIDYPDGRFLCMMRNNGQVQSVTPVRRRGS
- a CDS encoding addiction module antidote protein; this encodes MATKKKVELKAFDVAEYLRTPEEMAAYLDACIEESDGDSAFIAKALGDIARAQGMSKVARAAGLSRESLYRALSGERSPDFATILKVTRALGVRLHASAA